A part of Miscanthus floridulus cultivar M001 chromosome 6, ASM1932011v1, whole genome shotgun sequence genomic DNA contains:
- the LOC136461660 gene encoding ABC transporter C family member 3-like → MPVSTAALPYAAPAMAATPAGEGPLLYFFFSLEPLVLHGVDAAVHVLLALAVAGRFLFRRCGLSVAKDGEARGGGPRGGGRFRCHGVAACATWALAAAEVLLAAYSCYLGATSGSGWSRDAVVGLVDAAARAVAWLLLAAYLQFDFGRRREERFPAPLRLWWAFFLLLSILAVADHVATSLDGLLVPALAWVFDAVSVAAAVVLLCAGFVGRREGGGSAAEEPLLNGAHETADGNSRSDAEASRFTGAGFFSVLTFSWMGPLLAVGHKKTLGLDDVPGLDPGDSVSSLLPTFKANLEELAGGVSGSGRKAVTAFKLTKALLRTVWWHVAVTAFYALVYNVATYVGPYLIDSLVQYLNGDERYASKGQLLVLAFIVAKVFECLSQRHWFFRLQQAGIRARSTLVAVVYQKGLALSSQSRQSRTSGEMINIISVDADRVGIFSWYMHDLWLVPLQVGMALFILYSTLGLASLAALGATVVVMLANVPPGRMQEKFQQKLMDCKDVRMKATSEILRNMRILKLQGWEMKFLSKIIELRKTETNWLKKYLYTSTLVTFVFWGAPTFVAVVTFGACMLMGIPLESGKVLSALATFRVLQEPIYNLPDTISMVIQTKVSLDRIASFLCLEELPTDAVQRLPNGSSDVAIEVTNGCFSWDASPELPTLKDLNFQAQQGMHVAVCGTVGSGKSSLLSCILGEIPKLSGEVKICGMTAYVSQSAWIQSGKIQDNILFGKEMDMDKYERVLESCSLKKDLEILPFGDQTVIGERGINLSGGQKQRIQIARALYQEADIYLFDDPFSAVDAHTGSHLFKECLLGALSSKTVVYVTHQIEFLPAADLILVMKDGKIAQAGKYNEILGSGKEFMELVGAHKDALAELDTIDAANVSNEGSPSRGTAKLTRALSSAEKKDKQDEGNNQSGQLVQEEEREKGKVGFWVYWKYLTLAYKGALVPLVLLGQLLFQVLQIGSNYWMAWAAPVSKDVEPPVSMSTLIYVYIALAVGSSLCVLLRALFLVTASYKTATLLFDKMHMSIFRAPMSFFDSTPSGRILNRASTDQSEVDTSIAYQMGSVAFAVIQLVGIIAVMSQVAWQVFVVFIPVVATCFWYQRYYIDTARELQRLVGVCKAPIIQHFAESITGSTTIRSFGKENQFVSANSHLMDAYSRPKFYNAGAMEWLCFRLDVLSSLTFAFSLIFLINLPTGFIDPGIAGLAVTYGLNLNMLQAWVVWSMCTLENKIISVERILQYISIPAEPPLSMSEDKLAHNWPSEGEIQLHDLHVKYAPQLPFVLKGLTVTFPGGLKTGIVGRTGSGKSTLIQALFRIVDPTIGQILIDSVDICTIGLHDLRSRLSIIPQEPTMFEGTVRSNLDPLGEYTDSQIWEALDCCQLGDEVRRKEHKLDSPVIENGENWSVGQRQLVCLGRVILKRSKILVLDEATASVDTATDNLIQKTLRQQFSESTVITIAHRITSVLDSDMVLLLDNGVAVERDTPAKLLEDKSSLFSKLVAEYTMRSTHT, encoded by the exons ATGCCAGTGTCCACGGCAGCGCTGCCTTACGCGGCGCCCGCGATGGCGGCGACGCCGGCGGGCGAGGGCCCACTCCTCTACTTCTTCTTCTCCCTGGAGCCGCTCGTCCTCCACGGCGTGGACGCCGCGGTCCACGTCCTCCTCGCGCTCGCAGTTGCGGGGCGGTTTCTGTTCCGCCGCTGCGGCCTCTCCGTCGCCAAGGACGGGGAGGCGCGTGGAGGCGGACCCCGCGGCGGAGGCCGGTTCCGGTGCCACGGGGTCGCGGCCTGCGCCACGTGGGCCCTGGCGGCGGCCGAGGTCCTTCTCGCGGCCTACTCGTGCTACCTGGGCGCCACCTCCGGCTCCGGGTGGTCGCGTGACGCGGTGGTGGGCCTCGTGGACGCGGCCGCGCGCGCGGTGGCGTGGCTGCTGCTCGCCGCGTACCTGCAGTTCGACTTCGGGCGGCGGCGCGAGGAGCGGTTCCCGGCGCCGCTCAGGCTCTGGTGGGCGTTCTTCCTGCTGCTGTCCATCCTGGCCGTCGCCGACCACGTGGCGACGAGCCTCGACGGGCTCCTGGTGCCGGCGCTCGCGTGGGTGTTCGACGCCGTCTCGGTTGCTGCTGCCGTGGTCCTGCTCTGCGCTGGGTTCGTAggcaggagggagggaggcggctctGCTGCCGAGGAGCCTCTGCTCAACGGCGCGCATGAGACGGCGGACGGTAACAGCCGCAGCGACGCCGAGGCGTCCAGGTTCACCGGCGCCGGTTTCTTCAGCGTGCTCACCTTCTCGTGGATGGGCCCCCTCCTCGCCGTCGGCCACAAGAAGACCCTCGGCCTGGACGACGTCCcggggctcgaccccggtgacaGCGTCTCCAGCCTGCTCCCGACGTTCAAGGCCAACCTCGAGGAGCTGGCGGGCGGCGTCTCCGGCTCCGGCCGGAAGGCCGTCACGGCGTTCAAGCTCACTAAGGCCCTGTTGCGCACCGTGTGGTGGCACGTCGCGGTGACCGCGTTCTACGCGCTGGTCTATAACGTCGCCACCTACGTTGGCCCGTACCTCATCGACTCCCTGGTGCAGTACCTCAACGGCGACGAGAGGTACGCGAGCAAGGGGCAGCTCCTTGTCCTCGCGTTCATTGTCGCCAAGGTATTCGAGTGCCTGTCGCAGCGCCACTGGTTCTTCCGGCTGCAGCAGGCGGGGATACGCGCGCGTTCCACGCTTGTTGCCGTCGTGTACCAGAAGGGCCTCGCGCTGTCAAGCCAGTCGAGGCAGAGCCGCACGAGCGGCGAGATGATCAACATCATCAGTGTCGACGCCGACCGCGTCGGGATCTTCTCATGGTACATGCACGACCTCTGGCTGGTGCCGTTGCAAGTGGGCATGGCGCTGTTCATCCTGTACTCTACCCTCGGGCTCGCTTCCCTCGCCGCACTTGGAGCCACCGTGGTCGTCATGCTTGCCAATGTGCCTCCTGGGCGAATGCAGGAGAAGTTCCAGCAGAAGCTCATGGACTGCAAGGATGTCAGGATGAAGGCAACGTCTGAGATCCTGCGCAACATGCGGATTCTGAAGCTGCAGGGGTGGGAGATGAAGTTCTTGTCCAAGATCATTGAGTTGAGGAAGACAGAGACAAATTGGCTGAAGAAATACCTCTACACATCGACTTTGGTTACCTTTGTGTTCTGGGGGGCCCCGACTTTCGTTGCTGTGGTGACCTTTGGGGCGTGCATGCTCATGGGGATTCCATTGGAGTCAGGGAAAGTGCTTTCTGCTTTGGCCACGTTCCGCGTGCTGCAGGAGCCAATATACAACCTTCCTGACACGATCTCAATGGTGATCCAGACCAAGGTGTCTCTGGACAGGATAGCATCATTCCTATGTCTTGAGGAATTGCCGACTGATGCTGTGCAGAGGTTGCCAAATGGTAGTTCAGATGTTGCAATTGAGGTCACCAACGGGTGCTTCTCCTGGGATGCCTCACCGGAATTGCCAACGCTGAAGGACCTGAACTTCCAAGCTCAGCAAGGCATGCATGTTGCAGTTTGTGGGACAGTGGGCTCTGGTAAATCGAGCTTGCTATCTTGCATTCTTGGTGAGATCCCAAAGTTGTCAGGAGAGGTTAAGATTTGCGGGATGACGGCTTATGTCAGCCAGTCAGCATGGATACAGAGTGGCAAAATTCAGGACAACATATTGTTTGGCAAGGAGATGGACATGGACAAATATGAAAGAGTCCTTGAGTCGTGTTCACTGAAGAAAGACTTGGAGATCTTGCCATTCGGTGACCAAACTGTCATCGGAGAGCGAGGGATCAACCTGAGTGGTGGGCAGAAGCAAAGGATTCAGATAGCCCGCGCTTTGTATCAGGAAGCAGACATCTATTTGTTCGATGACCCATTCAGTGCTGTTGATGCTCATACAGGGTCCCACCTTTTCAAG GAATGCTTGCTCGGGGCTCTGTCTTCAAAAACAGTAGTTTATGTTACTCATCAGATTGAATTCCTACCGGCAGCTGACCTTATTTTG GTGATGAAAGATGGCAAAATAGCACAAGCAGGAAAatacaatgaaatacttggttcAGGAAAAGAGTTCATGGAGCTAGTTGGTGCACACAAGGATGCACTCGCAGAATTGGACACAATCGATGCTGCAAACGTAAGCAACGAGGGATCCCCTTCCAGAGGTACAGCAAAACTGACCAGAGCTCTATCGTCAGCTGAGAAGAAAGATAAACAGGACGAAGGGAACAATCAGAGTGGACAGCTGGTGcaggaagaagaaagagagaaaggcaAGGTTGGGTTTTGGGTCTACTGGAAGTACCTCACCTTAGCTTATAAGGGTGCACTTGTACCGTTAGTGTTGCTTGGACAGCTACTTTTCCAAGTCTTACAAATTGGGAGCAATTACTGGATGGCTTGGGCTGCTCCCGTCTCAAAGGACGTTGAGCCTCCAGTGAGCATGTCAACACTGATATATGTCTATATCGCATTGGCTGTTGGAAGCTCGTTGTGCGTCCTCCTAAGAGCGTTGTTTCTTGTAACAGCCTCATACAAGACAGCGACTCTATTATTCGACAAGATGCACATGTCCATATTTAGAGCTCCTATGTCTTTCTTTGATTCCACTCCGAGTGGGCGCATCTTGAACAGA GCTTCCACTGATCAGAGCGAAGTGGACACCAGCATTGCATACCAGATGGGTTCTGTTGCATTTGCTGTCATACAACTTGTTGGAATCATTGCTGTGATGTCTCAGGTTGCATGGCAGGTGTTTGTTGTTTTCATTCCTGTAGTTGCTACCTGTTTCTGGTATCAG CGATACTACATTGATACAGCCAGGGAGCTGCAAAGGCTAGTAGGTGTTTGCAAAGCTCCTATCATACAGCATTTTGCAGAATCAATAACAGGATCAACCACCATCAGAAGTTTTGGCAAGGAAAATCAGTTTGTATCGGCAAATAGCCATCTAATGGATGCCTACTCCAGACCGAAATTCTACAATGCTGGAGCAATGGAATGGCTTTGCTTTCGCCTGGATGTGCTGTCATCTCTTACATTTGCATTCTCTTTAATATTCTTGATCAATCTACCCACGGGTTTCATCGATCCAG GAATTGCTGGTCTTGCAGTCACATATGGGCTTAACCTGAACATGCTGCAAGCATGGGTTGTCTGGAGCATGTGCACTTTGGAGAACAAGATTATATCAGTAGAGAGAATTCTGCAATATATAAGCATTCCTGCAGAGCCACCTCTTTCCATGTCAGAAGATAAGCTGGCTCATAACTGGCCATCCGAAGGAGAAATTCAGCTCCACGACCTCCAT GTGAAATATGCCCCGCAGCTCCCATTTGTTCTGAAGGGACTTACAGTCACCTTCCCTGGAGGCCTGAAGACCGGTATTGTTGGAAGAACAGGAAGCGGCAAATCCACCCTTATACAGGCTCTTTTCCGTATCGTGGACCCAACTATTGGCCAGATACTAATAGACAGCGTCGACATTTGCACCATTGGTCTGCACGATCTGAGATCTAGACTGAGCATCATTCCACAAGAGCCAACCATGTTCGAGGGGACTGTGAGAAGTAACCTTGACCCCCTTGGGGAGTACACTGACAGTCAAATCTGGGAG GCCTTGGATTGCTGTCAGTTAGGTGATGAGGTGAGGAGGAAGGAACACAAGCTTGACTCACCAG TGATAGAGAACGGCGAGAACTGGAGCGTGGGTCAGCGTCAGCTTGTATGCCTTGGTAGGGTAATCCTGAAGCGGAGCAAGATCCTCGTCCTGGACGAAGCCACCGCTTCAGTGGACACCGCAACAGACAACCTGATCCAGAAGACGCTTCGG